gtgtgtgtgtgtgtgtgtgtgtgtgtgtgtgtgtgtgtgtgtgtgtgtgtgtgtgtgtgtgtgtgtgtgtgtgtgtgtgtgtgtgtgtgtgtgtgtatgtgtgacacTGGAACATAATCTGCTTCCACTTGTTAGCATTAGCACATGTATTGATAGTTAAgaaaacttttaaacttttaatccAATTATCAGTGTGTAAAGTAAATGTGGAGTATCATGAGCCTGCATTTCATCAAgctgtatcacacacacacacacacacacacacacacacacacacacacacacacacacacacacacacacacacacacacacacacacacacacacactaaagcaaCACCAGTAAAACCATTATGAGCTCCATCAACAGTCATGACGTCTGTGGCTCTCAACATCACTCACCTTACTGTTATTACTTAATGACACTGACATATGTgtgcattttcacacacacacacaccacaccacacacacgcacacacacacacacacacacacacgcacacacgcacacacgcacagaggaGCCATTATCCAAATGAAAGGATGTGGCTGCATCTTTCTGTGGGATGGCAGTGATATGAGTAGTTGTGGGGCATAAGGTTAACAGTGggtggaggtaaaaatgtgTAGATCTACTCGAGTACAGTACGTTCCATGAGCACAATTTTTCCTTGGGTGAATACTACGACATAAGcacaaaaacatccacagacCACGAAATCAATAATCCTATACGTCAAAATCAATAACCCAGACATGTTTGACCTATAATAATAAATCCACAAAAAAGTGATTTGTGTAGATGAGAGACCTGGTGTCGCTCAAACAGAATTCGCTGACGATTGATTGGTCGTCTCCGTGCACTGACCTCTGCTCTGTGGTCAAAGGCTGAGTCATGCATCTCCTCGTAGTTCATCTGGTCAGGTTTTCTGCAGAGTCAGCAAATGCACCAATCATCGCCTTCATCATTaacagcatcatcatcagcatcagtttcattgttgtaaccatagactgtttgtCAAGATGAATGACACTACAGCTCCGAAAAAACagcttgatcgccccctggtgtctggttGCAGCACAGGTCATGaacccgcctcctccatgtaagtggatggggCACAGACCAAACCAAGaagtcaaagatgttttctgtcaatTCTCATCACGCTGATGTATGTTCATATCTgtggttagtttggttttaattagttaatctattgaaaggtcatgattgacaggtgagaccgactctggctctaaatgacCAGATATCTCGGCTTCATttttggagaaagtggagacatgtcatccatctttacacacagcTTATGGTCGTACCCACAACTCACAATAAGTAGTATTTTCTCCTGCATGTAGCCAGGACGCAGACGGCGACTCCGGCTACGAGCAGCAGCAGTCCAATGGTGATGCCAGTGTACACATCATCTAAACAGAAGAGTGGATGTAATTCTTGCAAAGACGAGGGGCTTCAATGAACTGCAGAGACATTGATGCAAGGATACAGAAAACAGATTGAGGTGAGACAGTTGGATGGAGGTGTGTTTCTTTATTACCCATGTCCTCTGGTTCAGGTGTCAGGGTGGGAGACGGCTTCGCCTTCATGTGGCAACGGTTCCCCGTCCATTCCCGAGAACATCTGTGATCAGACATGGAAAACAGATCCATGATTGATACAAAGAAAATCAATCGTTCAAACTATAGCACTTTTCACAGTTCAAAGTTAGTGCAGGTGATTTGCAGGTGGTAAAACCAGAAAGACAGTTCAgatataaactgtaaaaatgtagCGATTAAAAATCTGGTGATATTCTGTATTTCttattattgtcaataaatcccacaaaaaaaacaaaaacgaaaACACTgatcttttttattaaagatgTAAAACTTCAGGAGGAATGAATGTGCTGGGGACTGATTGTAACAGGGTAGAGGCTGGAAAGTTTTGAGAgaataatgtgttgtttttaatcttttcatgGTATTTATTGACAATATAAGACACAATAACTTCAGCGTTATCCtttaaaaagagaacaaaaaaatgataatgaagtaaaacagaacaaataaaacattaaaatagaTAAAGAGAAGAGACTATACATGAATCTTAAGCACACATATTCTCTCACACcatattttacaaaagcacTATCTTGACAAATGGTGTAGGATTTTCCTGCGGGACATCCTGGACCCGAACACAGACTAATTGCAAATAGTTTGGACGGTCTGGTTTGCTGCAtctctggaaaagaaaagcaacttCCTCTATTCCCAAACAAGGATTGTGCTCCAAGTCAACATCTGTTCGGTATCAGCTTGATTTCTGAGCAACATTGACCTTCTAATGCGAAACACAAGCCCTCTGCAAAGCCACGCGGTGTCATTATCATTCAGAGGGGGTCAGGGCACATATTGTGTGACGGCCTGGCCATGGCAGTGGGCCGTCCCTGGCCTGCTTCCCCCGGTGGATCCTGCTCGGCAGAGTGGAGAGACGTGACGCAGATACTGAGCCAGAGGAAGCCTCCGTTTCTCGggctctgctgcagcagggCTGTTATCAACGCTGGAACGGACACAGTTCCCCACCGCACAGAATGACGGCGGTGAAGTTACATAATGAGGAAGCAGCGGAGCATTTCTGCGACCAACAGCCGTAAAATAGCTTAAAATCTCATACTCCCAAAGAGTTTTCCTGTTCCAGCATTTCAGTGGGATGGAATTTGCCATTACGTGACACAATGTGACACTGGGCCACATGCAAGAATAATTTTGCATTCCAAGATGCTGGTAACTTGCACAaacttattatttttcttttttccaataTGATAAATGTTGCCTCTGTGGGCAGGTTCCTGTCATATATATCTTACATGCTGCAGAGTTGTAAAGGTCCTAAGGGATCTATTGGCGGAATTTGAATAGTATTCATTCTAGCGAAGTTTTCACTAGTATGTTTCGTCTAAATTgtacacatttctttttctttaccctagaatgtcccctttatatttaaatacttcatatttacatctggagtgggtcctctctacggaggccgccatgttttttacagtagcccagcctggacaaactaaacaccttttgagtttttatgacaactgaaggctgccacaggttctttttcatgttttgaagaggagggtgagatgTTGTCCCCGACAGTGACTTGCATTAAGACCGTGAGGCATCTGGCTGAAGGTGAGAATCTCCATTTCAGTTTCTGACCAATCAGTGACCCCCTCGTGCCCTAAGAATGCAGGCATAGTCCTCCCGTTTCTCCTGCTGCACAACTCACATCAATTTTGGGGGGAGAATGAGAACCTTTGCAAACGAGAATGGAGAAATGTGAATCGCTCAGAGAGGATTCACTGGCGCATAATGATGtcagcagatgcagcagcaaGTCCCATTATTGCATTCTTACTTTTATAATGAAATATCACATCGCAGATATTCCAGGCTGCTGATGCAGAAGCTAAATTCACAATCTCTAGAAAACCTCCAACAGAGCGAGCATAGAGTTTGTCTCcaatgtgtttttgaaaggCAGACCGAGATTCCTATGACAACCTATAGCCGCTCAGCATATTAATCTCATTTTTTTGTGGTCTACACACTGAGACCATTGGTAGCAGGGGCCGTGTTTAAATATTTACCAGGAGAATCCATCAGAGATTCCCAGGAAACTCTGTGCTGGTGGATAAATGAAGGCAGAACCACCCTGGTTAAGCTGTGGGGGATACGCAGATTCCCACAAGCTTCATGGAGCGTGTCTTTTCCAAGGAAAGAAACGAGGCTGATGGGATTTCCATGTTTTAAGTCTCACAAAGAAAGATAAAGGATGGGAGGGGGAGTGGGAAGAGGAGACATGATACTTATCTTTGTTTGTGGATGTTCATGAATGTGTGAGgtgtgtgcgtttgtctgtttatgaatgtgtgtttgtgtgtgtgtcccggTGAAGTTGAACTCACATGCAAACGGGCCCGTGTTTGTGCATGTGGCACGAGCCCCGATCCAGGCAGAACATCGGAGGACAATCTGCAAAAAAGAAATTGACCGTCACGGCTGAATCTTgtgcaaacaaatacacagaaaagaaaaacttccaAAGTTTTGCCTCCACTCTGTTTCACTgtcattttccatttctctctttacccgagaggagacagaaaaacactcaaaaaAAGTTGCTCTAAcacaagaaaatgaaatcagtgaTTGTTGCCAAGGGAAACTGTGCTGTGTGCTCTGTTCAGTCTCATCCATTAACCTCAGACACCGTGAGCTTGTACAATAAACCACAAACATACATCCATTTTCTCCCTGCACATCTGCCGTCAAATATTCTCCCCTCTTTAAGTTGTGTGAGGACTGACTGTGGAATAATCTTCAAGTTTGAAGCCCTGAAGTTCTGCTCAGCTCCTGATAAAGTTACTTTGGCTCAGCAGTGGTTTTCGGATTGAACGAGAGGTTCGGTGTTTGTCCTGAAAATGCAGGAAAGCGGAGGATTTAATGGATTTTGGCAGCGTGCAGTAACCTGCGAGGTGTGTTTTGAAGACCAAACAGTCCGACTCGAGAAGGTCCCGAGAGCCAGTGCTCTGGGTGGAAATGAGCCACCACGAATAGGGATTTGGCAGCACTTCAGTCAGAAGTGACTCATCAGAGCACTATACAGTGGCAACAACAACTATATGTAGCCGTTAAATAGCAAAATccatgtattttaaaaagaaatcttcTTTTATGtatacaaacataaaagaaCTGTCTTGCCGCTGAAAAGccatatttaaattaaatgtcacaAATGGTTTACATCATAGCAGGAAAATGATCTTTAAACTGGAACTACATATATTGATATACTGAGAAGTGAAAGGCACAGAATGAACCCTGTGTCCTGTCATGGACAATGTATTACAACAAAAACTCTAAAAGGGGCCGGGTTAGTGAGGATATGTTACTCTGGCAGCTGGACTCGTCGGAGTGGAACGGCAGACAGTCGAACAAGTCGTCGCAGCGCTTCTGAAGTGGGATACAAGCAGGTGGACCTGCTTCACACACCAGTTCTCCCAGCTCGCACTGCAGCAGAgctgttgcacaaaaaaaagtaagaagaagaagaagaagcagagaaaattgGTAAAATATGtcgagggaggggggagggggagggggcagcGTGCATTCACAGATCACTATGAGCAGCATACTATAAAAGGGATTAGAGATTGTAAAGCTGCTTTGACACTTTGATCCTAATCTGTgggataatgtgtgtgtgtgctttcctAATTTCCCCTCAGTGGATAACGATATGAGCGTTACCAGTCTCACAAGAAGGGGATTTCAAGACATTCTTTCAGTTCTCGCATGAAAATTCAAACAATCAAGGGAGGAGAGCAACAGCTCACACCGTTCACTAAACTACAACGCAGATCATTAATAGGTTAAATATGGAATAAAGTCGACAGGGACAACACAAATTATTCTTCCCAGTTTTAGACAAAAAGGTAAAGTTTGTCTCactgtttcaaataaaaagaatgaacAGCAAGGCAACTGAGCTCCCTTTAAAGTATCTAGATCTTCTGTCTTCATCCCAATGCAAAGGAGGTGGATTAAATATTAACCATGGAGTTTATCATGGtgaaaaaagcattaaaaaaaatcaacagcaaATTCTTTCCAGAGATGACGATGCTGTTACTGTGGATCACTTTAGTGGCTTTCTGACACTTTCTTGCAACAGGGGTGTTGAGTGCATGTGCCAACAAGTTTTTACATGGGTCACGATGCAGCTCTCTCCACTGGGGATGGAGAGCACCTCTGTCAGTGCAGCTGTGCCGCACAGTGAATTACATCCTCattaaaagcattttgaaaaaagGCGGCCATGACCACAGGGAACCATCATGATGTTGTAACTGCAGCAGACAATAGATTGCTGAGGCTTTAGCCTTGTAAGTGTATCTGTGTAGATCAGTTTTATATGTAACAGGTTACACAATATGATCAGCactgaatgttccggacatgTGAACAGTGATGTGTCCACTTACTCGTGTAGAAACTGAAATACAGCTGAATAGAGATGTGACTGCTAAGATGAAAATGAACCAACTGCATGTCAGGGACTAGGAAGctttaaactgaactgaagGTAATAATATGAATCAGTAAAGTGACTCATAATTTACACCTCTAGACAAAGAATGTGATACACTTAAGTTGTTGTTGTGCCATatatttgtttctattgttcATAACATCGGCAGACTACTAAAATATTCTGTCTGTCCCCATCTCTGTGCTGGCACCTGTCTAGTCAAAGTAATTCCTGCTTTATAAAGACACACAGATACTTACGGCAGCTGTACTCATCGTCTCCGTCAGGGCAGTCGGGGACACCGTCGCAGCGCAGTATGGACGGGAGGCACAGAGAGTCTGAACACTGATAAAACCCAATgagacagaggagctgaggaggaataGTCCCAGGTACAAAGGCCGGACAGTGCTCTTCATCGGACTGATCAGCACAGTTGGGCTCTTTGTCACACCAGAAGTTCTTTGGGATGCACTGGAAGGAGTAG
This portion of the Hippoglossus stenolepis isolate QCI-W04-F060 chromosome 19, HSTE1.2, whole genome shotgun sequence genome encodes:
- the LOC124851165 gene encoding MAM and LDL-receptor class A domain-containing protein 1-like, coding for MLLIVISLLQCELGELVCEAGPPACIPLQKRCDDLFDCLPFHSDESSCQNCPPMFCLDRGSCHMHKHGPVCICSREWTGNRCHMKAKPSPTLTPEPEDMVH
- the LOC124851166 gene encoding MAM and LDL-receptor class A domain-containing protein 1-like is translated as MKVVSAPIQVVIRGEFSAEGEASEVLAIDDLSFSPGCLTAPGPVTPQPLTCSTDQFQCAYSFQCIPKNFWCDKEPNCADQSDEEHCPAFVPGTIPPQLLCLIGFYQCSDSLCLPSILRCDGVPDCPDGDDEYSCRKYLCVFIKQELL